Proteins encoded together in one Myxococcales bacterium window:
- the corA gene encoding magnesium/cobalt transporter CorA, producing MGDARLGADAATRTTRVPSITSGDSPASLRVSYPAMFRVIECGADGKVTFREGEDAMALASPPPEGTVRWIDLEGQTADSLELLRSRFDFHPLAIEDCLHLDQRPKLEEFGHVLFVVTHGFVCKSEKIETLEPLELHAFLGPRYLVTVHQEPLPAIEAAQRRLQSKPQLFSRGPEFLHYIVVDKMVDDTFPILDKVAEELEHLEEAVLWTPAREHLARIFHLKHELSIMRRVLSPQRDVMLAMAKLDEEHVAPSNVAYFRDVYDHLVRISESIDANRDLLGSAMDAYLSSVSNRTNEIMKYLTIMSALFLPLSFVVGFFGQNFEDMPGVPGWQHSHSLMFTMLGSCLLVPISMLGWFRYKRWI from the coding sequence ATGGGCGACGCCAGGCTCGGGGCCGACGCCGCGACGCGCACCACGAGGGTACCCTCGATCACGTCGGGAGACAGCCCGGCCTCGCTCCGGGTATCTTACCCGGCCATGTTCCGTGTCATCGAGTGTGGGGCCGACGGCAAGGTGACGTTCCGTGAGGGCGAGGACGCGATGGCGCTCGCCTCTCCCCCGCCGGAGGGCACGGTCCGTTGGATCGACCTCGAAGGCCAGACGGCCGACTCACTCGAGCTCCTCCGATCCCGCTTCGACTTCCACCCGCTCGCGATCGAGGACTGCCTTCATCTCGACCAGCGCCCGAAGCTCGAGGAGTTCGGTCACGTCCTCTTCGTGGTGACCCATGGCTTCGTCTGCAAGAGCGAGAAGATCGAGACCCTCGAGCCGCTCGAGCTCCACGCGTTCCTCGGCCCGCGCTACCTGGTGACGGTGCATCAGGAGCCGCTCCCGGCCATCGAGGCCGCCCAACGGCGGCTCCAGAGCAAGCCCCAGCTCTTCTCCCGCGGTCCCGAGTTTCTCCACTACATCGTCGTCGACAAGATGGTCGACGACACGTTCCCCATCCTCGACAAGGTGGCCGAGGAGCTCGAGCACCTCGAAGAGGCCGTGCTCTGGACACCTGCCCGTGAGCACCTCGCCCGCATCTTTCACCTGAAGCACGAGCTGTCGATCATGCGCCGGGTGCTCTCGCCGCAGCGCGACGTCATGCTCGCCATGGCGAAGCTCGACGAGGAGCACGTGGCCCCGAGCAACGTCGCCTACTTCCGAGACGTGTACGACCACCTCGTGCGCATCTCCGAGTCGATCGACGCGAACCGCGATCTGCTCGGGAGCGCCATGGACGCGTACCTCTCGTCGGTCTCGAACCGCACGAACGAGATCATGAAATACCTCACCATCATGAGCGCCTTGTTCCTGCCGCTCTCGTTCGTGGTGGGCTTCTTCGGGCAGAATTTCGAGGATATGCCAGGTGTCCCGGGCTGGCAGCACTCGCACTCGCTCATGTTCACGATGCTCGGCTCGTGCCTGCTCGTCCCCATCTCGATGTTGGGATGGTTCCGCTACAAACGCTGGATTTGA
- a CDS encoding glutamyl-tRNA reductase: MSADKPQKPPPSDGIVVVGLSHKTAPVDVREKFAVADGAMPALLARLSGKPEISEALFLSTCNRVEIFARAEGGRHEDALRAVRDVLREHAHVSSSDEIVPYLYEREGEDAVRHIFRVTASLDSMVLGEPQILGQVKEAYDVATSSGALGNLLGRCVTRAFSVAKRVRTETALGAGTVSISSVAVDLAKSIFGDLSGHTVLLVGAGEMAEAAAKSLGKGARSIRVCNRSFERAAALAQTFGGTAAPLDQLEEEMVLSDIVVVSTASRTYVITKDLVKRVMKRRRGRTLFIVDISVPRNVDPAAHEDVDNCFVYNVDDLEQTVAEGLRARKSEAAAAEAIVASELEDWKTWVRGLDVQPTIVGLRAKTRAVLHGELERSLAGKLRHLGQDDQKALAQMMDAALNKLLHGPTTRLKGDGGGDLVRAARALFDLPGPAENEADEPRPEGGEPRVEH; the protein is encoded by the coding sequence GTGAGCGCCGACAAGCCGCAGAAGCCGCCCCCGAGCGACGGCATCGTGGTCGTGGGGCTCTCGCACAAGACGGCCCCGGTCGACGTGCGCGAGAAGTTCGCCGTGGCCGATGGCGCCATGCCGGCCCTGCTCGCTCGCCTCTCGGGAAAACCCGAGATCTCCGAGGCGCTCTTCTTGTCCACGTGCAACCGCGTCGAGATCTTCGCGAGGGCCGAGGGGGGCCGCCACGAGGACGCGCTGCGCGCCGTGCGGGACGTCCTCCGCGAGCACGCCCACGTCAGCTCGAGCGACGAGATCGTGCCCTACCTCTACGAGCGCGAGGGAGAGGACGCCGTCCGCCACATCTTCCGCGTCACGGCGAGCCTCGACAGCATGGTCCTCGGCGAGCCGCAGATCCTCGGCCAAGTGAAAGAGGCGTACGACGTGGCCACCTCGTCGGGGGCGCTCGGGAACCTGCTCGGCCGCTGTGTCACGCGCGCCTTCTCCGTGGCGAAGCGCGTTCGCACCGAGACGGCCCTCGGCGCCGGCACGGTCAGCATCTCGAGCGTCGCCGTCGACCTCGCCAAATCCATCTTCGGGGATCTCTCGGGCCACACCGTGCTGCTCGTGGGCGCGGGCGAGATGGCCGAGGCCGCCGCGAAGAGCCTCGGGAAGGGCGCGCGCTCGATCCGCGTGTGCAACCGGAGCTTCGAGCGCGCCGCGGCCCTCGCGCAGACCTTCGGCGGCACGGCGGCGCCCCTCGATCAGCTCGAAGAAGAGATGGTGCTCTCGGACATCGTGGTCGTGAGCACGGCGAGCCGCACCTACGTCATCACGAAAGACCTCGTGAAGCGCGTCATGAAGCGGCGGCGCGGGCGCACGCTCTTCATCGTCGACATCTCGGTGCCGCGCAACGTCGACCCGGCAGCTCACGAGGACGTCGACAACTGCTTCGTCTACAACGTCGACGACCTCGAGCAGACGGTGGCGGAGGGGCTCCGCGCCCGCAAGAGCGAGGCCGCGGCCGCCGAGGCGATCGTGGCGAGCGAGCTCGAGGACTGGAAGACCTGGGTGCGAGGCCTCGACGTCCAGCCGACCATCGTCGGGCTCCGCGCCAAGACACGCGCGGTGCTGCACGGCGAGCTCGAGCGGAGCCTCGCGGGGAAGCTCCGGCACCTCGGCCAAGACGACCAGAAGGCCCTCGCGCAGATGATGGACGCGGCGCTCAACAAGCTCCTCCACGGGCCCACGACGCGCCTCAAGGGAGACGGCGGTGGGGATCTCGTGCGCGCAGCGCGGGCGCTCTTCGACCTGCCGGGCCCCGCGGAGAACGAAGCTGACGAGCCCCGCCCCGAGGGCGGCGAGCCCCGCGTCGAGCACTAA
- a CDS encoding efflux RND transporter periplasmic adaptor subunit, which yields MSSGTNRLVASLLVFALGCTRDTPKDAAPPAPAQPAPSKGGALEVSLAQVLFDEGRVVVAAATKGKVLGARQVPGEAVADPAGRAEAGVLVQGRIVSLSVDIGAQVKAGDVLAWVDSPEAARVSAEVVRADAKLALAERKEARQKALMLEGATSQNALDEAVAEATLARAEKQAASGLLRSLGGVGGSGRVAVRSPIDGVVSKRQGIVGASTSPESALFEIVRRAPRLVVARVPEGSTVRLLNGARARVRPRAALAEVGEGCFGTVRADVGEVDRETRTRATRVEVDEGCTWLVVGAFVRVEPADGSASAGPGLDAVLVPRDALVDVKGMSGVFVQTAPKGPVVFRPVRAKAGADERAEVEEGLAEGERVVVVGASLVKSEMLRAELHE from the coding sequence ATGAGCTCCGGCACGAATCGCCTCGTCGCGTCGCTCTTGGTCTTCGCCCTCGGCTGCACGCGCGACACGCCCAAGGACGCCGCACCGCCGGCCCCGGCCCAGCCCGCGCCCTCGAAGGGTGGCGCGCTTGAGGTGAGCCTCGCCCAGGTCCTCTTCGACGAGGGGCGCGTGGTCGTCGCCGCGGCCACGAAGGGCAAGGTGCTCGGCGCCCGGCAGGTGCCCGGAGAGGCAGTTGCCGACCCGGCCGGGAGGGCCGAGGCCGGGGTGCTCGTGCAGGGACGAATCGTGAGTCTTTCCGTGGACATAGGTGCTCAGGTGAAGGCCGGGGACGTGCTCGCCTGGGTCGACTCTCCGGAGGCCGCGCGGGTTTCGGCCGAGGTCGTGCGCGCCGACGCGAAGCTCGCCCTCGCCGAGCGCAAAGAGGCGCGCCAGAAGGCGTTGATGCTCGAGGGCGCCACGAGCCAGAACGCGCTCGACGAAGCCGTGGCCGAGGCGACCCTTGCCCGCGCGGAGAAACAAGCCGCGTCCGGGCTCTTGCGCTCGCTCGGCGGAGTCGGGGGCTCCGGGCGGGTGGCGGTGCGGAGCCCCATCGACGGCGTCGTTTCGAAACGTCAGGGCATCGTCGGCGCGTCGACGAGCCCCGAGTCCGCGCTCTTCGAGATCGTGCGGCGTGCGCCTCGGCTCGTCGTCGCGCGGGTGCCCGAGGGGAGCACCGTGAGGCTCCTGAACGGCGCGCGCGCTCGTGTGCGCCCGCGAGCGGCGCTCGCCGAGGTAGGGGAAGGGTGCTTCGGCACCGTGCGTGCCGACGTGGGCGAGGTCGATAGGGAGACCCGCACCCGGGCGACGCGCGTCGAGGTCGACGAGGGCTGTACGTGGCTCGTCGTCGGCGCCTTCGTCCGGGTCGAGCCCGCGGACGGCTCGGCCTCGGCCGGGCCGGGGCTCGACGCGGTGCTCGTGCCCCGGGACGCGCTCGTCGACGTGAAGGGCATGTCGGGGGTCTTCGTCCAAACGGCCCCGAAGGGCCCTGTCGTGTTTCGGCCCGTCCGCGCGAAGGCCGGGGCCGACGAGCGCGCGGAGGTCGAGGAGGGGCTCGCGGAGGGGGAGCGTGTGGTCGTCGTCGGGGCGAGCCTCGTCAAGAGCGAGATGCTCCGCGCGGAGCTCCACGAATGA
- a CDS encoding carbon-nitrogen hydrolase family protein: MTPPPTPPHLRVHAVELPARFGDVEATLEHVGRLARALGPDLVVLPELSLTGYVSPRGDADLSRFAEPLSGPTIVAARRIARETGAALAVPLVLDEGHALFNATVLVGAEGEVRAVYRKRHPWFPERWATPGREPHPVVELAGVRLTFATCYDVHFVAEEGKEALERADVLVFPSAWVDDEGTRIPLLQGIARTFRVGVVNANWGPGEPRLPGQGDSVILDASGRVLARVNERGGVASASLEARTETR, from the coding sequence GTGACACCGCCCCCCACGCCCCCACACCTGCGCGTCCACGCCGTCGAGCTCCCCGCGAGGTTCGGGGACGTCGAAGCCACGCTCGAGCACGTGGGTCGGCTCGCGCGCGCCCTTGGACCGGATCTGGTGGTGCTGCCCGAGCTCTCGCTCACGGGCTACGTCTCTCCACGCGGAGACGCCGATCTCTCGCGCTTCGCCGAGCCCTTGAGTGGCCCCACGATCGTGGCCGCACGTCGGATCGCGCGCGAGACCGGGGCGGCCCTCGCCGTGCCGCTCGTGCTCGACGAGGGTCACGCGCTCTTCAACGCCACGGTGCTCGTCGGGGCGGAGGGCGAGGTGCGCGCCGTCTACCGAAAGCGGCACCCGTGGTTCCCCGAGCGCTGGGCCACGCCCGGGAGGGAGCCTCACCCGGTCGTCGAGCTCGCCGGCGTGCGCCTCACCTTCGCGACCTGCTACGACGTCCACTTCGTCGCCGAGGAGGGCAAAGAGGCGCTCGAACGCGCGGACGTGCTCGTCTTCCCGAGCGCGTGGGTCGACGACGAAGGCACCCGCATCCCGCTGCTCCAGGGGATCGCGCGCACGTTCCGTGTGGGTGTGGTGAACGCCAACTGGGGCCCCGGCGAGCCTCGGCTCCCGGGCCAGGGAGACTCGGTGATCCTCGACGCCTCGGGCCGCGTCCTGGCGCGGGTGAACGAGCGTGGCGGCGTCGCGAGCGCGAGCCTCGAGGCGCGAACCGAGACACGTTGA
- a CDS encoding TolC family protein, with amino-acid sequence MARTLPFVAVALVGALVPRLASGEGLRMSLHDALVAGAAKGPGVAVALAPRAANERARDASRALLVSPPTLTVSAGPRFGAGTTLDLQVGAYVPIMLRDVSGSRRGVAEASARVTAEDVERARGDAALRAGLAWSRAMEATRILEIRKATLGRAEELVTLARRRVGAGVGRPSEIALAEGERAYAATSVLDGEGLLVDALVELRVASSLAPGEDVSPAGELARELPAVYAKAHAPSGATVSDSPGVRLAAASEARARAQVALTHATEGPQLSVGGMFAREGDGSTIALGSVMVPLPFVDPAAFDRSRAEADALAANAEKGRVRAELDARLSLVLHEMDHTREVRDKFEREVLPPLREALRQSLVEVSAGTTDIGPSVVARQRLLTAEEAAVRASAEVVRADLRYLHVTGKLASEAR; translated from the coding sequence GTGGCCCGAACGCTCCCCTTCGTTGCCGTAGCCCTCGTGGGCGCGCTCGTCCCGCGTCTCGCCTCCGGGGAGGGTCTCCGCATGTCGCTCCACGACGCGCTCGTGGCCGGCGCCGCGAAGGGCCCGGGGGTCGCCGTGGCCCTCGCGCCGCGCGCCGCGAACGAGCGTGCCCGCGACGCCTCGCGTGCGCTCTTGGTGTCCCCTCCCACGCTCACGGTCTCGGCGGGGCCTCGCTTCGGCGCGGGCACCACGCTCGACCTCCAGGTGGGCGCCTACGTGCCCATCATGCTCCGCGACGTGTCGGGCTCGAGGCGCGGGGTGGCCGAGGCCTCGGCCCGTGTGACCGCCGAGGACGTCGAGCGAGCGCGCGGGGACGCCGCCCTGCGCGCCGGGCTCGCGTGGTCGCGCGCGATGGAGGCCACGCGCATCCTCGAAATCCGAAAGGCCACGCTCGGGCGCGCCGAGGAGCTCGTCACCCTCGCGCGGAGGAGGGTCGGCGCAGGAGTCGGGCGCCCGTCCGAGATCGCGCTCGCGGAGGGGGAGCGCGCCTATGCGGCGACGTCCGTCCTCGACGGGGAGGGGCTCCTGGTCGACGCGCTCGTCGAGCTGCGTGTGGCGTCGTCGCTCGCGCCCGGCGAGGACGTGTCCCCGGCGGGAGAGCTCGCGCGGGAGCTCCCCGCCGTCTACGCGAAGGCCCACGCGCCGAGCGGCGCCACCGTGAGCGACAGCCCGGGGGTCCGGCTCGCGGCGGCGAGCGAGGCCCGCGCCCGGGCTCAGGTGGCGCTCACCCACGCGACGGAGGGCCCGCAGCTCTCGGTCGGTGGCATGTTCGCCCGCGAGGGAGACGGCTCCACCATCGCGCTCGGGTCGGTCATGGTGCCGCTCCCGTTCGTCGATCCCGCGGCGTTCGACAGGTCGCGGGCCGAGGCCGACGCGCTGGCCGCGAACGCCGAGAAGGGGCGCGTGAGAGCCGAGCTCGATGCCCGCCTCTCCCTCGTGCTCCACGAGATGGACCACACGCGCGAGGTGCGGGACAAATTCGAGCGCGAGGTCCTCCCACCGCTCCGTGAGGCCTTGCGGCAGTCGCTCGTCGAGGTCTCGGCCGGCACGACGGACATCGGTCCCTCCGTCGTCGCGCGGCAGCGTCTACTCACGGCCGAGGAGGCCGCGGTCCGCGCGAGCGCCGAGGTCGTGCGCGCCGATCTCCGCTACCTCCACGTCACGGGCAAGCTCGCCTCGGAGGCCCGATGA
- a CDS encoding HAMP domain-containing histidine kinase yields the protein MSNALVPRAKGGARRPFPLGVYVAMGLGLGLAYAAANTAFDILDRKTPLVATLAAVHAFVDRGVPLLAGALLGVTLHYFRLRTELAREAEVRAEALGRRLEHTERDQAVWLVATATLHEVKNPLHALGLLLDEVTLLEEGGEAPEGSPSRPELLEKARAHMKRIDTSIGSLRDVAGHLTPKLQDVDLYRIVDDVARDAEVVARGGRIELEVPSDVRAKGDHAWVRIIVENLVQNGLEAALESVSPRVRVTAERQGDRAVVRVLDNGKGFDAHDRAALFEPLSTRKTGGMGLGLSVSRALARAMQGDVVLTEAEGFTTCVELRLPR from the coding sequence ATGTCGAACGCCTTGGTCCCGCGCGCGAAAGGAGGAGCCCGCCGCCCCTTCCCGCTCGGCGTGTACGTCGCGATGGGGCTCGGCCTCGGGCTCGCCTACGCGGCCGCCAACACGGCCTTCGACATCCTCGATCGCAAGACCCCGCTCGTGGCCACGCTCGCGGCCGTGCACGCCTTCGTCGACCGCGGGGTGCCGCTCCTCGCCGGCGCCCTGCTCGGTGTGACTCTTCACTACTTTCGCCTACGTACCGAGCTCGCGCGCGAGGCCGAGGTCCGCGCCGAAGCGCTGGGCCGCAGGCTCGAGCACACCGAGCGCGACCAGGCCGTGTGGCTCGTCGCCACGGCCACGTTGCACGAGGTGAAGAACCCGCTCCACGCCTTGGGCCTCTTGCTCGACGAGGTGACCCTGCTGGAAGAAGGCGGCGAGGCCCCGGAGGGCTCCCCCTCGCGTCCCGAGCTGCTCGAGAAGGCCCGCGCCCACATGAAGCGTATCGACACGTCGATAGGCTCCCTCCGCGACGTCGCAGGTCACCTCACCCCCAAGCTCCAAGACGTCGACCTCTACCGGATCGTCGACGACGTGGCGCGGGACGCCGAGGTCGTGGCGCGCGGCGGGCGCATCGAGCTCGAGGTGCCGAGCGACGTGCGCGCAAAGGGCGACCACGCGTGGGTGCGCATCATCGTGGAGAACCTCGTGCAGAACGGCCTCGAGGCCGCCCTCGAGAGTGTCTCCCCGCGCGTGCGCGTCACGGCCGAGCGGCAGGGCGATCGTGCGGTGGTGCGTGTGCTCGACAACGGCAAAGGCTTCGACGCCCACGACCGAGCGGCGCTCTTCGAGCCTCTGTCGACCCGAAAAACGGGCGGGATGGGCCTCGGGCTCTCGGTGTCGCGTGCGCTCGCGCGGGCCATGCAAGGCGACGTGGTCCTCACCGAAGCCGAGGGGTTCACCACGTGCGTCGAGCTGAGGCTCCCTCGATGA
- a CDS encoding response regulator, with the protein MKRVVLLVEDELDAREALARSLRRSGYTCLEAASVDEALAAVHDEAVLDAAVVDVRLGPKGPPGIELVAPLRARFRGLVVVVITAFADLALVKKALNDGAAYLLEKPFGAKDLTLALERALHDAEDTGHLVDKVLRRAELTEKEAEVARLVLKGLPSSEVGEVLGISDKTVRQHLSSVYTKCGVSSRAELFHHVFPS; encoded by the coding sequence ATGAAGCGGGTCGTGCTGCTCGTGGAGGACGAGCTGGACGCACGCGAGGCGCTCGCGCGGTCCTTGCGCCGCTCGGGGTACACGTGCCTCGAGGCGGCCTCGGTCGACGAAGCGCTCGCGGCGGTGCACGACGAGGCCGTGCTCGACGCCGCCGTGGTCGACGTGCGCCTCGGCCCCAAGGGCCCGCCGGGGATCGAGCTCGTCGCGCCTCTCCGCGCGCGGTTCCGGGGCCTCGTCGTCGTGGTGATCACGGCCTTCGCGGACCTCGCGCTCGTCAAGAAGGCCCTCAACGACGGCGCCGCGTACCTGCTCGAGAAGCCCTTCGGCGCGAAGGACCTCACCCTCGCCCTCGAGAGAGCCCTCCACGACGCCGAGGACACGGGGCACCTCGTCGACAAGGTGCTCCGCCGCGCCGAGCTCACCGAGAAAGAGGCCGAGGTCGCGAGGCTCGTCTTGAAGGGCCTGCCGAGCTCCGAGGTCGGTGAGGTGCTAGGGATCTCGGACAAAACCGTGCGCCAGCACCTCTCGTCGGTGTACACGAAGTGCGGAGTGTCGAGCCGCGCAGAGCTCTTCCACCACGTGTTCCCCTCATGA
- a CDS encoding manganese efflux pump — protein sequence MDATAVSAAKGVAVPKVLPSHVAKVALWFGGSHTLVPLLGYLVGARIGPHVEAWTHWISGVLLAGIGAKMVHEARSEGDDDDPRSRGKDPFDATVMATLAVATSIDTFAAGITLPMWKAPLGVSLASIGLMAATMSTVGLFAGRRLGVLFGKRLEVVGGLVLVLLGVKVVAEHYLG from the coding sequence ATGGACGCGACGGCGGTCTCGGCAGCCAAGGGGGTCGCCGTGCCGAAGGTGCTGCCCTCTCACGTCGCCAAGGTGGCCCTCTGGTTCGGGGGCTCCCACACCCTCGTCCCTCTGCTCGGGTACCTCGTCGGCGCGCGCATCGGCCCCCACGTCGAGGCCTGGACGCACTGGATCTCAGGGGTCCTCCTCGCCGGCATCGGCGCGAAGATGGTCCACGAGGCCCGCTCCGAGGGCGACGACGACGACCCCCGCTCCCGTGGAAAAGACCCTTTCGACGCGACGGTCATGGCGACCCTCGCCGTGGCCACCAGCATCGACACCTTCGCGGCGGGCATCACGCTCCCCATGTGGAAGGCTCCGCTCGGCGTGTCCCTCGCGTCGATCGGCCTGATGGCCGCCACGATGAGCACCGTCGGACTGTTCGCCGGGAGGCGGCTCGGGGTGCTCTTCGGCAAGCGCCTCGAGGTCGTGGGCGGGCTCGTGCTCGTGCTCCTCGGCGTCAAGGTGGTCGCCGAGCACTACCTCGGCTGA
- a CDS encoding efflux RND transporter permease subunit has product MIERVVAFSLAHRLLVAFAVAVLVVLGIRAYVDLPVDAVPDITNVQVQVLTNAPGLAPLEVEQLVTRPVELAMAGLPGVTQVRSTSRTSVSAVTIVFTDDTDLAYARSLVSQRLPAAREAIPPSANRPDLGPLTTGLGEVVHFTIEWPGHEPRELRTVFDWEIARALRQVPGVVEVNAWGAGARQIEVRLRPADMQAHGVTQHDVEEALLSAGQSGGGGALDRGQDQVLVRFDGQFRSVDEVGRQVVAARGSGTSVLVRDVATVRDGEGFRASAATSDGRGETLNAMAQMVAGGNAHTIVPLVEARLRELGERLPKGVVIRPFYVRTHLVDRVLATVGRSLVEGGLVVVVVLFAFFGDVRSALVVATTIPLAMLGAFFGMRAIGATGNLMSLGAVDFGLVVDGAVVVVEGMLAAMALRSISAKDALVREGREVGGSLAFGVVIIGIVYVPVLLLEGVEGKMFRPMALTVLFALATAFVLTFTWVPVLASVLVTKAHTEDGVVVRLAKRALLPVSSWLLARPWAAAGVFVAMLALGLTASVGRGAEFVPRLEEGDLVVQLTRPASISLRESIAGTSAVEKALVKFPEVVRVVSRSGSPDVATDIMGIEQSDVFVILKPPAEWKTARTREGLVTAMEDALREAQPGTLFNFTQPIEMRSQELLGGIKADVGVKVFGEDIGELTRLANAIASAIESVPGAADVRVEATTGLEMISARPDSEGLSRHGAKADDVRVMLEAMRAGRQAGVLVEGEKRFDVVVRLDGPPPPNVAAFLDVPVPVSGKRVVPLGELAHVRTEEGPAQLSREGARRRVLVEANVRGRDLASFVGDIQKKLSAIERPPGYYVELAGQYENLVRAEKRLAVVVPLTLVAIFALLWLAFREALPSVLVFANVPAAASGGIVGLALRGMPFSISAAVGFIALFGVATMNGVVLLGAVRRLEREGHSAREAARLGVEERLRPVLTTAVVASLGFLPMALATGTGAEVQRPLATVVTFGLVTATCVTLGVLPAAYAALARRRTSDGAIADA; this is encoded by the coding sequence ATGATCGAGAGAGTCGTCGCGTTCTCGCTCGCGCACAGGCTCCTCGTCGCGTTCGCGGTGGCCGTGCTGGTGGTGCTCGGGATCCGCGCCTACGTGGACCTCCCGGTCGACGCCGTTCCGGACATCACCAACGTGCAGGTGCAGGTCCTCACGAACGCGCCCGGGCTCGCGCCGCTCGAGGTGGAGCAGCTCGTCACGCGGCCCGTCGAGCTCGCCATGGCGGGGCTCCCGGGGGTCACCCAGGTGCGGTCCACGTCGCGCACGAGCGTGTCGGCCGTGACCATCGTCTTCACCGACGACACGGACCTCGCGTACGCACGCTCCCTCGTGTCGCAGCGCCTCCCTGCGGCCCGCGAGGCCATCCCACCCTCGGCGAATCGCCCCGATCTCGGCCCGCTCACGACGGGGCTCGGCGAGGTCGTCCATTTCACGATCGAGTGGCCCGGGCACGAGCCTCGCGAGCTCCGCACCGTGTTCGACTGGGAGATCGCGCGCGCGCTCCGTCAGGTGCCCGGCGTGGTCGAGGTGAACGCGTGGGGCGCCGGCGCACGTCAGATCGAGGTGCGCCTCCGCCCGGCCGACATGCAGGCTCACGGGGTCACTCAGCACGACGTCGAAGAGGCGCTCTTGTCGGCGGGGCAGAGCGGCGGAGGTGGCGCCCTCGATCGCGGCCAAGATCAAGTGCTCGTCCGCTTCGATGGCCAGTTCCGCTCGGTCGACGAGGTGGGGCGTCAGGTCGTCGCGGCGCGCGGCTCGGGCACCTCGGTGCTCGTGCGCGACGTGGCCACCGTGCGCGACGGGGAGGGTTTTCGCGCGTCTGCCGCCACGAGTGATGGCCGCGGCGAGACACTCAACGCCATGGCGCAGATGGTGGCGGGGGGAAACGCACACACTATCGTACCTTTGGTCGAGGCGCGGCTCCGCGAGCTCGGCGAGCGCCTCCCGAAGGGCGTCGTGATCCGCCCCTTCTACGTGCGCACGCACCTCGTCGACCGTGTGCTCGCGACCGTGGGGCGCTCGCTCGTCGAAGGCGGGCTCGTCGTCGTCGTCGTGCTCTTCGCCTTCTTCGGGGACGTCCGCTCCGCGCTCGTGGTCGCGACGACCATCCCGCTCGCCATGCTGGGGGCGTTCTTCGGGATGCGCGCCATCGGGGCTACCGGGAACCTCATGAGCCTCGGGGCGGTCGATTTCGGGCTCGTGGTCGACGGCGCGGTCGTCGTGGTCGAGGGCATGCTCGCGGCCATGGCGCTCCGCTCGATCTCCGCCAAAGACGCGCTCGTCCGCGAGGGGCGCGAGGTCGGGGGCTCGCTCGCGTTCGGCGTGGTCATCATCGGGATCGTGTACGTGCCCGTGCTCCTCCTCGAGGGCGTGGAGGGCAAGATGTTCCGGCCCATGGCGCTCACTGTGCTCTTCGCCCTCGCCACGGCGTTCGTGCTCACGTTCACCTGGGTCCCGGTGCTCGCCTCGGTGCTCGTCACGAAGGCCCACACCGAGGACGGCGTCGTCGTGCGGCTCGCCAAGCGCGCGCTCCTCCCGGTGTCGTCGTGGCTGCTCGCGAGGCCCTGGGCCGCGGCGGGCGTCTTCGTAGCGATGCTCGCCCTCGGGCTCACCGCGTCGGTCGGGCGCGGCGCCGAGTTCGTACCGCGCCTCGAGGAGGGCGATCTCGTCGTGCAGCTCACGCGGCCCGCGAGCATCTCGCTGCGTGAGTCGATCGCGGGCACGTCGGCCGTCGAGAAGGCCCTCGTGAAATTCCCCGAGGTCGTCCGCGTCGTGTCCCGGAGCGGCAGCCCCGACGTCGCGACCGACATCATGGGCATCGAGCAGAGCGACGTGTTCGTCATCTTGAAGCCGCCGGCCGAGTGGAAGACGGCGCGCACGCGCGAGGGCCTCGTCACCGCCATGGAAGACGCGCTCCGCGAGGCTCAGCCCGGCACGCTCTTCAACTTCACCCAGCCCATCGAGATGCGCTCCCAGGAGCTCTTGGGGGGAATCAAGGCCGACGTCGGCGTCAAGGTGTTCGGCGAGGACATCGGGGAGCTCACGCGCCTCGCGAACGCCATCGCCTCGGCGATCGAGTCCGTACCGGGCGCCGCGGACGTGCGGGTCGAGGCCACGACCGGGCTCGAGATGATCTCGGCCCGCCCCGACAGCGAAGGCCTCTCCCGGCACGGCGCCAAGGCCGACGACGTCCGCGTCATGCTCGAGGCCATGCGCGCGGGGCGGCAGGCCGGTGTGCTCGTCGAGGGAGAGAAGCGGTTCGACGTCGTGGTCCGCCTCGATGGTCCCCCGCCGCCGAACGTCGCGGCGTTCCTCGACGTCCCCGTCCCGGTCTCCGGCAAGCGTGTGGTGCCCCTCGGCGAGCTCGCCCACGTGCGCACCGAGGAGGGCCCCGCGCAGCTTAGCCGCGAGGGTGCGCGTCGTCGTGTGCTCGTCGAGGCCAACGTGCGCGGGAGAGACCTCGCGTCGTTCGTGGGAGACATCCAGAAGAAGCTCTCGGCCATCGAGCGCCCGCCGGGGTACTACGTGGAGCTCGCAGGGCAGTACGAGAACCTCGTCCGCGCCGAGAAGCGCTTGGCCGTCGTCGTGCCCCTCACCCTCGTCGCCATCTTCGCCCTGTTGTGGCTCGCGTTCCGCGAGGCGCTCCCGTCGGTGCTCGTGTTCGCGAACGTGCCCGCGGCCGCGAGCGGAGGCATCGTCGGGCTCGCGTTGCGGGGAATGCCGTTCTCCATCTCGGCGGCCGTGGGCTTCATCGCGCTCTTCGGCGTCGCCACCATGAACGGGGTCGTCTTGCTCGGTGCGGTGCGTCGCCTCGAGAGGGAAGGGCACTCGGCACGCGAGGCGGCGCGGCTCGGCGTCGAGGAGCGCCTCCGCCCCGTGCTCACGACGGCGGTCGTCGCGTCGCTCGGGTTCTTGCCGATGGCGCTGGCCACGGGGACCGGGGCCGAGGTGCAGAGGCCGCTCGCCACGGTCGTCACGTTCGGGCTCGTGACGGCCACGTGTGTCACGCTAGGCGTGCTCCCGGCGGCCTACGCCGCCCTCGCGCGCAGGCGGACATCGGATGGCGCCATCGCTGACGCATAG